The sequence CAAGTACCTCTTTATTGACAAGAGTATAAAATGCAAACAACAATCCTGCTCCCAATGACATAGCGATACCAATTGGATTGACGACGATGCCCTCTTTATTTAGAAAGAGCAGTGCACAGCCGATAATGGCAAGTGCTGTTGCTATCATCCACACTCGTGTTGGACGACGTTTTACTAATAACCATTCAATAATGCCCGAAAACACAGGCGCACTCCCGATGGTGACAACTGTTCCAATTGCCACGCCGGTTAATCTAACCGATGAAAAGAATAAGTACTGGAAAACTGCCATCGAAATAGCAGCATATAATGTAGATTTCCACGGCCAATTTCGGAAATTGATTTTACGCAGGACAAGTAAAATGATGAGTAATGAAAATCCGCCCACTGCAAGTCTTGACGCCCCCACCGCCAACGGGTGAATCGTTTGTGGCATGAACGTCTGCGCAGTACCTGTTGTCCCCCAAAAAATTGCCCCAAACAGGACAAGTAAATATGAAATACGTTGTGACACAGAAATCCCCCTTTTCTTTATATAGAAGATACCATATACATTGACTAAATGGACATGGTGGCAATGAAGCGAGGGGCACGTAATAGATTTGCATAAATTATTTATATCAATAGCTACATAAAAGCCCGAAATGCAGTTAGCATCTCGGGCAAGAATTTTCCCTATTTTCTTAGATAAAATCTGCGATCTCATTTAACGGTAAGCGAGAAGAGCCATATGCGGGAGCTGCGGCTTTCCCTAATGCGATTAGCACAATCGGGAATACATTCTCTGGAAGGTCGAATCTCTCAGCGAATTTCACCTTATCGAAACCGCCCATCGTTACAGTATCATAACCTTTTTCTTTCGCAACCAACATTAATTGCATAGAAACAAGTCCCGCATCGAAAGAAGCTATATTCATTCTTGCTTCTACTGGAGCATTTGGATAGACTGCATATGTACTCGCGACAGTACGATCTTTAATCGACTCATCCATATGTCCTTCTGCAACGTTTTGTGTATAGATTTGTTCCACTTTCTTATAAGCATCGACATCTCCCAAAATCGCAATCACAGCAGATGCTTCTTCCGCTTGGACTTGATTGTTAGCGATTGTTTTCAGCTCCTTCTTTACTTCTGTATCTTGAATCACTAAAAAACGCCAAGATTGGAGGTTACTTGATGATGGAGCGATTGTCGCAAGCTCTAACATTTCTGTGATTTCCTCTTTTGGGATCGTAGTATTCGGATCGAATACCCTCACCGATTTTCTTGCCTTCATAACACTATATAAACTTGAATCCACTGTTGTCGTCATATTAGTTCCTCCTACTCAATAACTTACTAATAGTAAGTCTACAGCTATAACTTACCATTAGTAAGTTATAGCTGTCAACACTAATGATTCATGATAAGATGAATGCAAGAGGAAATAGAATGGAGGTTTGACAAGTGGATCAACCCTATAACTGTACAACACCACATATCTGTAGCAATTTCCATGATACGATTGAATTTATCGGCAAAAGATGGACAGGGATCATTATTTATACATTGATGTCGGGACCAAAACGATTTTATGAAATCGGCGAGAGTATTCCAGGGATTTCAGATAGACTATTGACTGAACGACTGAATGAATTAGTTAAAGAAGGCCTTGTTACCAAAAAACATCTTGACTCCTCCGCTAAGAAAGTTGAATATGAACTAACACAAAGTGGCATGGCCTTAAAGGATGTTATTATCGCAATTCGGGACTGGTCAGAACAACGAACAAACCTTGTAAAAAGGTAAGTTAGATACAATCTATAGAACAGCTTAGATATATAAATTTTCTTTCATTCCTCCATGCATATACAAAGCAAATAGACTATGATAAACTGTTGTGCAGGCTTTTCGCCACGTGGTTCATCAACCATCCCACGTAAAAAAACTAGGAGGAAGTAAATAATGAAAGTTAAAACGTTGGCAACAAGCGGGATTATCGCTGCTTTGTATGTTGCTGTCACTTTACTAGTGGCACCATTCGGATTCACAAATGTGCAATTCCGTATTTCAGAGATGTTCAACCATCTCGTTGTTTTTAATAAGAAATTCATATTCGCTATTGTACTAGGTGTTTTTGTAGCAAATTTATTTTCACCACTCGGATTATACGACTTGGTTTTCGGAGTAGCTCAATCGCTCATCGCACTGTCGATTACGATTTTCTCTGCAAAATTTATTAGCGGAATTTTAAAACGGATGTTATTCAATACAGTCGTGTTCACATTTTTAATGTGTATCATCGCATTAGAATTAAATCTTGCCCTAGAATTACCATTTCTACTCACATGGTTAACCGTTGCAGCAGGGGAATTTGTCGTTATGGCAGTCGGAATTCCGATTATGCTTGCGTTGAATAAACGACTTAACTTTGAAAAACTCATCTAATATGAATCCCCTCTATTTCACTGTTCACACTTGAAGTAGAGGGGATTTTTTAAGGAGGATTTTATGTACATCACAATCGAAGAAGCGGCTGAACACTTAGGGATGCCTATTGGACAAGTCCAAAAGTATGTAT comes from Sporosarcina sp. FSL K6-3457 and encodes:
- a CDS encoding DMT family transporter, producing the protein MSQRISYLLVLFGAIFWGTTGTAQTFMPQTIHPLAVGASRLAVGGFSLLIILLVLRKINFRNWPWKSTLYAAISMAVFQYLFFSSVRLTGVAIGTVVTIGSAPVFSGIIEWLLVKRRPTRVWMIATALAIIGCALLFLNKEGIVVNPIGIAMSLGAGLLFAFYTLVNKEVLAKVDTVPAVAVIFSVSAMMLLPFLFLFETEGLLTGRGISVVLYLGIATTSVAYILFSVGLKRIPSSSAVTLSLAEPLTAAVLSVLVVGEQLNMTSWMGVALLLGGILVLTLGGRKKNRQGA
- a CDS encoding nitroreductase family protein, whose product is MTTTVDSSLYSVMKARKSVRVFDPNTTIPKEEITEMLELATIAPSSSNLQSWRFLVIQDTEVKKELKTIANNQVQAEEASAVIAILGDVDAYKKVEQIYTQNVAEGHMDESIKDRTVASTYAVYPNAPVEARMNIASFDAGLVSMQLMLVAKEKGYDTVTMGGFDKVKFAERFDLPENVFPIVLIALGKAAAPAYGSSRLPLNEIADFI
- a CDS encoding winged helix-turn-helix transcriptional regulator; this encodes MDQPYNCTTPHICSNFHDTIEFIGKRWTGIIIYTLMSGPKRFYEIGESIPGISDRLLTERLNELVKEGLVTKKHLDSSAKKVEYELTQSGMALKDVIIAIRDWSEQRTNLVKR
- a CDS encoding QueT transporter family protein — encoded protein: MKVKTLATSGIIAALYVAVTLLVAPFGFTNVQFRISEMFNHLVVFNKKFIFAIVLGVFVANLFSPLGLYDLVFGVAQSLIALSITIFSAKFISGILKRMLFNTVVFTFLMCIIALELNLALELPFLLTWLTVAAGEFVVMAVGIPIMLALNKRLNFEKLI